In Aminobacterium sp. MB27-C1, a single genomic region encodes these proteins:
- a CDS encoding 1-phosphofructokinase family hexose kinase, translated as MIVTVTLNPAVDEEFVVPEFRPGGWFRSRNAIRTPGGKGINVSMMLSQLGYESAAMGFLAGFNGAYIRDVLRRERITTNFVHVKGETRTNVYIIDETGHVETGLSEPGPYVSEEAYDRFLRNYQRMLQRTRLLVLGGSLPPGVPQDIYGELIRMAKEHNIPTIVDAAGLPLQSALEAGPTIAKIDHRFMSRVSGISLTSLDNIIKVVSKLHDQGVEWAITSYHVYGDVFFTPKGIYLALADRRSVVSLFATADALITGLIVGAEEGMDVEDRIRFAMACAWEDAMHVEKGFSSRDAIEALMPRVQLERFD; from the coding sequence ATGATTGTCACGGTTACATTAAATCCCGCTGTCGATGAGGAGTTTGTCGTTCCGGAATTTCGGCCGGGTGGCTGGTTCCGTTCCAGAAATGCCATCCGAACCCCCGGCGGGAAGGGCATTAACGTCTCTATGATGCTGTCTCAATTGGGATATGAGTCGGCCGCTATGGGATTTCTCGCTGGTTTTAATGGAGCTTATATTCGTGACGTTCTGCGCAGAGAGAGAATTACTACAAATTTCGTTCATGTCAAAGGTGAGACACGCACTAATGTCTATATAATAGACGAAACAGGTCATGTTGAGACAGGGCTTTCAGAACCTGGCCCGTATGTTTCTGAAGAGGCTTACGACCGCTTTCTTCGTAACTATCAAAGAATGTTGCAACGTACACGATTACTCGTCTTAGGTGGATCTCTACCTCCTGGAGTGCCTCAGGATATTTATGGGGAATTGATCCGAATGGCAAAAGAGCATAATATCCCTACAATTGTTGACGCTGCGGGGCTACCTCTTCAATCTGCGTTGGAAGCTGGGCCTACAATCGCTAAAATTGACCATCGTTTTATGTCGCGTGTTTCCGGTATATCGTTAACTTCTCTCGATAATATTATTAAGGTCGTTTCAAAGTTGCACGATCAAGGGGTTGAATGGGCTATCACTTCCTATCATGTATACGGTGATGTGTTTTTCACTCCTAAGGGAATCTATCTTGCTCTTGCTGATCGACGTTCAGTCGTTTCTTTATTTGCAACGGCCGATGCTCTTATAACAGGGCTCATTGTCGGTGCGGAAGAAGGAATGGATGTAGAAGATCGAATTCGTTTTGCAATGGCATGTGCATGGGAAGACGCAATGCACGTAGAAAAAGGTTTTTCAAGCCGAGATGCCATTGAAGCTCTTATGCCTCGCGTACAGCTAGAGCGTTTTGATTAA
- a CDS encoding HPP family protein, which yields MRIGDLMDKDLTSITENTTLKEAIEILSQHNLTGLPVVDELGALVGFISEKDIIQASLPGYCDYLVGAAFIPDFDQLSEKLRKKGQEPVGKYMTREVIYFSEDDSDLHVALSLIQKGLKMAPVVGKDGVFIGIVSRAHLIEHIMCEEKEN from the coding sequence ATGCGAATTGGAGATCTTATGGATAAGGATTTGACCTCAATAACAGAAAATACCACATTGAAAGAGGCCATAGAGATTCTTTCTCAGCATAATTTGACGGGATTACCTGTTGTTGATGAGTTAGGCGCTCTTGTTGGATTTATCAGTGAAAAGGATATTATTCAAGCTTCATTGCCTGGCTACTGCGATTATTTGGTAGGGGCGGCATTTATTCCAGATTTCGATCAATTGTCAGAAAAGCTCAGGAAAAAAGGACAAGAACCAGTAGGGAAGTATATGACGCGTGAAGTTATATATTTTTCTGAAGATGATTCTGACCTTCATGTTGCGCTCTCTTTAATTCAAAAAGGGTTGAAAATGGCTCCTGTTGTAGGTAAAGACGGTGTATTTATCGGAATTGTAAGTAGGGCACATTTGATCGAACATATAATGTGTGAAGAAAAAGAAAATTAA